In the genome of Brachionichthys hirsutus isolate HB-005 chromosome 23, CSIRO-AGI_Bhir_v1, whole genome shotgun sequence, one region contains:
- the peli3 gene encoding E3 ubiquitin-protein ligase pellino homolog 1 → MVLEGSSEALCPPPSLELRPPCNKSQPSPPLGSSSQPHDGVFPEDKEPVKCGELIVLGHNGSLSNGDKGRRRSRLALYKRPKANGVKPDVIHNVSTPLVSKALSNKSQHSISYTLSRSHSVIVEYTHDGNKDMFQIGRSTESMIDFVVTDTVGSVSGSGQGGGAAGEGGGGGQSAQSTISRYACRIMCERSAPYAARIYAAGFDSSKNIFLGERAAKWRTSDGLMDGLTTNGVLVMHPAGEFVSEPAPGVWREISVCGNVFALRETRSAQQRGKLVENESNTLQDGSLIDLCGATLLWRTPAGLRRTPTLKQLESLRQELNAARPQCPVGFNTLAFPSLAQREIVDKKQPWVYVNCGHVHGYHNWGYRKDKVPAGHGGTVPANAGGRECPMCRRVGPYVPLWLGCEGGLYLDAGPPTHAFCPCGHVCSEQTVVGWSQIPLPHGTHAFHAACPFCGTWLTGEQGHIRLIFQGPVD, encoded by the exons ATGGTGTTGGAGGGCAGCTCAGAGGCGCTGTGTCCCCCCCCATCTCTGGAGCTGCGCCCCCCCTGCAACAAGAGCCAGCCCTCGCCTCCTCTGGGCTCCAGCTCACAACCCCACGACGGAGTCTTCCCCGAGGACAAGGAACCGGTGAAGTGCGGCGAGCTCATTGTCTTAGG ACACAATGGGTCTCTGTCCAACGGGGACAAGGGTCGCAGAAGAAGCCGGCTGGCGCTCTATAAGAGACCCAAAGCCAACGGGGTCAAGCCGGACGTCATCCACAACGTTTCCACCCCGCTGGTGTCCAAA GCGCTCAGCAACAAAAGCCAGCACAGCATCTCTTACACGCTGTCACGGAGCCACTCCGTCATCGTTGAGTACACGCACGACGGCAACAAGGACATGTTCCAG ATTGGCCGCTCCACAGAGAGCATGATCGACTTCGTGGTGACGGACACGGTGGGCAGCGTCAGCGGCAGCGGTCAGGGCGGGGGTGCTGCAGGGGAGGGTGGCGGCGGAGGCCAGTCGGCCCAAAGTACCATCTCCCGCTATGCCTGCCGCATCATGTGTGAACGCAGCGCTCCCTACGCGGCCCGTATCTACGCCGCCGGCTTCGACTCCTCCAAGAACATCTTCCTTGGG GAGAGGGCTGCCAAATGGAGGACATCTGATGGCTTAATGGACGGCCTGACCACCAACGGGGTGTTGGTGATGCATCCAGCCGGGGAGTTCGTGTCTGAGCCGGCTCCCGGCGTCTGGCGGGAAATCTCAGTGTGTGGAAACGTTTTTGCGCTGAGGGAGACGCGCTCTGCCCAGCAGAGGGGAAAGCTG gtTGAAAATGAGTCCAACACGCTCCAGGACGGTTCTCTGATCGACCTGTGCGGGGCCACCCTGCTGTGGAGGACCCCCGCTGGACTGCGCCGCACCCCCACCCTCAAACAGCTGGAGTCCCTCCGTCAGGAGTTGAACGCTGCCCGCCCCCAGTGCCCCGTGGGCTTCAACACCCTGGCCTTCCCCAGTCTGGCCCAGCGGGAGATTGTCGACAAGAAACAGCCGTGGGTCTATGTCAATTGTGGCCACGTGCACGGTTACCACAACTGGGGCTACCGCAAAGACAAGGTCCCCGCCGGCCACGGGGGCACCGTGCCAGCCAACGCCGGGGGGAGGGAGTGTCCCATGTGCCGGCGAGTGGGTCCCTACGTGCCGCTGTGGCTGGGCTGTGAGGGAGGACTGTACCTGGATGCCGGGCCACCCACCCACGCTTTCTGCCCCTGCGGCCACGTATGCTCGGAACAGACGGTGGTGGGGTGGAGTCAGATCCCGCTGCCCCACGGCACCCACGCCTTCCACGCCGCCTGCCCTTTCTGTGGGACTTGGCTGACGGGGGAGCAGGGCCACATCAGACTCATCTTCCAGGGCCCCGTCGACTGA
- the rce1a gene encoding CAAX prenyl protease 2, with the protein MADEEDPSARLLGAGTRSSFVPPDGLCWVSVLSCLLLACSYVGSLYVWKSDLPRDHPTVIKRRFTSVLVVSGLSPLFVLAWREFTGIRTGPSLLALMGMRFEGLVPAIVLPLLLTMVLFLGPLTQLLLDCPWTFVDGMRLVFDPWFWTLCLGDMRWLRNQVVAPLTEELVFRACMLPMLVPCAGPSTAIFTCPLFFGVAHFHHVIEQLRFRQGTLSGIFLSAAFQFSYTAVFGVYTAFIFIRTGHLTGPVLCHSFCNYVGFPIITAALEHPRRMIILLSYLLGVFLFLLFLFPFTDPAHYGSPTPVCTLTFSPSSLCLS; encoded by the exons ATGGCGGACGAGGAGGACCCCTCAGCTCGGCTCCTGGGGGCGGGAACCCGGAGCAGCTTCGTCCCGCCGGACGGCTTGTGCTGGGTGTCCGTGCTGTCGTGCCTGCTGCTGGCCTGCTCCTACGTCGGGAGCTTGTACGTGTGGAAGAGCGACCTGCCGAG GGATCACCCGACTGTGATAAAGAGACGCTTCACCAGCGTTCTAGTCGTGTCCGGCCTGTCGCCTCTCTTTGTGTTGGCGTGGAGAGAATTCACCGGCATCAGG actggCCCGTCCTTGCTGGCTCTCATGGGGATGCGATTTGAAGGCCTCGTTCCTGCCATTGTGCTTCCTCTCCTGCTCACTATG gttctgTTTCTGGGTCCCCTCACGCAGCTGCTTTTGGACTGTCCCTGGACCTTCGTGGACGGGATGCGCTTGGTTTTTG ACCCGTGGTTCTGGACGTTGTGTTTGGGTGACATGCGCTGGTTGAGGAATCAGGTCGTGGCCCCGTTGACCGAGGAGCTGGTGTTCAGGGCCTGCATGCTGCCCATGCTGGTGCCGTGCGCCGGACCCTCCACCGCCATCTTCACTTGCCCCCTCTTCTTCGGCGTGG CTCACTTTCACCACGTGATCGAGCAGCTGCGGTTCCGGCAGGGCACGCTGTCGGGGatcttcctgtctgcag CGTTCCAGTTCTCCTACACGGCCGTGTTTGGCGTCTACAccgccttcatcttcatccGAACAG gCCACCTGACGGGTCCAGTGCTCTGCCACTCTTTCTGTAACTACGTGGGTTTCCCCATCATCACCGCAGCTTTGGAACACCCCCGCCGGATGATTATCCTCCTTTCCTACCTGCTGGgggtcttcctcttcctcctcttcctcttccccttcaCTGACCCCGCCCACTATGGCTCCCCCACCCCAGTCTGCACGCTCACCTTCTCCCCCagctccctctgcctctcctga
- the rab1ba gene encoding zRAB1B, member RAS oncogene family a isoform X2, whose product MNPEYDYLFKLLLIGDSGVGKSCLLLRFADDTYTESYISTIGVDFKIRTIELEGKTIKLQIWDTAGQERFRTITSSYYRGAHGIIVVYDVTDQESYNNVKQWLQEIDRYASENVNKLLVGNKCDLTTKKMVDYTTAKEFADSLAIPFLETSAKNATNVEQAFMTMAAEIKRRMGPGATAGGDKPNLKIESTPVRQSGGGCC is encoded by the exons ATGAATCCCGAATA TGACTACCTGTTCAAGCTCCTGCTCATCGGAGATTCTGGAGTCGGGAAATCGTGTCTTCTGCTGCGCTTCGCC GACGACACCTACACGGAGAGCTACATCAGCACCATCGGCGTGGACTTCAAGATCCGCACCATCGAGCTGGAGGGCAAGACCATCAAGCTTCAGATC TGGGACACCGCGGGCCAGGAGCGGTTTCGTACCATCACCTCCAGTTACTACCGTGGCGCCCACGGCATCATCGTGGTGTACGATGTGACGGATCAG GAGTCCTACAACAACGTCAAGCAGTGGCTCCAGGAAATCGACCGCTACGCCAGTGAAAACGTCAACAAGCTTCTGGTGGGCAACAAGTGTGACCTGACCACTAAGAAAATGGTGGACTACACAACGGCCAAG GAGTTCGCCGACTCTTTGGCCATCCCCTTCCTGGAGACGAGCGCCAAGAACGCCACCAACGTGGAGCAGGCGTTCATGACGATGGCCGCCGAGATCAAGAGGCGCATGGGCCCCGGGGCAACAGCCGGGGGTGACAAGCCTAACTTAAAGATTGAGAGCACTCCCGTCAGGCAGTCTGGCGGGGGCTGCtgttaa
- the LOC137911594 gene encoding placenta-specific gene 8 protein-like — protein MSRPVVQVQPQEAQDAGQWSTGLCECYKDMGDCCFALCCLPLFTCKVAGAVGACPCLPLLDCIGCVPPASLAMRASVRQRYGIQGSVCSDCVYGCCCYTLSWLQISRELKRRAATHASSSSSSSHRYTALTSLQGAHLV, from the exons ATGTCTCGGCCGGTGGTCCAGGTCCAGCCACAGGAGGCTCAGGATGCAGGTCAGTGGAGCACTGGCCTGTGTGAGTGTTATAAAGACATGGGCGACT GCTGCTTCGCGCTGTGCTGCCTCCCACTGTTCACCTGTAAGGTGGCCGGTGCCGTGGGTGCCTGTCCCTGCCTGCCTCTGCTGGACTGCATCGGCTGTGTGCCGCCTGCTTCTCTTGCCATGAGGGCGTCGGTCAGGCAACGATATGGCATTCAG GGAAGCGTGTGCAGCGACTGCGTCTATGGATGCTGCTGCTACACGCTATCTTGGCTCCAGATCTCCAGGGAGTTAAAGAGAAGAGCAGCAAcccacgcctcctcctcctcctcctcctcacacagaTACACTGCTCTGACCTCCCTGCAGGGGGCGCACCTGGTCTAG
- the rab1ba gene encoding zRAB1B, member RAS oncogene family a isoform X1, translating to MNPEYDYLFKLLLIGDSGVGKSCLLLRFADDTYTESYISTIGVDFKIRTIELEGKTIKLQIWDTAGQERFRTITSSYYRGAHGIIVVYDVTDQESYNNVKQWLQEIDRYASENVNKLLVGNKCDLTTKKMVDYTTAKQEFADSLAIPFLETSAKNATNVEQAFMTMAAEIKRRMGPGATAGGDKPNLKIESTPVRQSGGGCC from the exons ATGAATCCCGAATA TGACTACCTGTTCAAGCTCCTGCTCATCGGAGATTCTGGAGTCGGGAAATCGTGTCTTCTGCTGCGCTTCGCC GACGACACCTACACGGAGAGCTACATCAGCACCATCGGCGTGGACTTCAAGATCCGCACCATCGAGCTGGAGGGCAAGACCATCAAGCTTCAGATC TGGGACACCGCGGGCCAGGAGCGGTTTCGTACCATCACCTCCAGTTACTACCGTGGCGCCCACGGCATCATCGTGGTGTACGATGTGACGGATCAG GAGTCCTACAACAACGTCAAGCAGTGGCTCCAGGAAATCGACCGCTACGCCAGTGAAAACGTCAACAAGCTTCTGGTGGGCAACAAGTGTGACCTGACCACTAAGAAAATGGTGGACTACACAACGGCCAAG CAGGAGTTCGCCGACTCTTTGGCCATCCCCTTCCTGGAGACGAGCGCCAAGAACGCCACCAACGTGGAGCAGGCGTTCATGACGATGGCCGCCGAGATCAAGAGGCGCATGGGCCCCGGGGCAACAGCCGGGGGTGACAAGCCTAACTTAAAGATTGAGAGCACTCCCGTCAGGCAGTCTGGCGGGGGCTGCtgttaa